The Maniola hyperantus chromosome 9, iAphHyp1.2, whole genome shotgun sequence genome includes a region encoding these proteins:
- the LOC117984924 gene encoding uncharacterized protein has product MVPSIPLHKFFSIEQEKALTQYLLNCSKMHYGLTLRQLLTLAYEFAESSGCNYPKSWKKNKCAGKDWAAGFRKRNPELSLRKPENTSAARSFAFNKAAVAQFHDNYERIMRQYNFTPDRIINLDETGISTVLSTPKVIAGRKQRQVGQIVSAERGELVTFCGIITATGSSLPPVYVFPRVHYKDHFLNGAPDGSLGLANRSGWMTSELFIRVLKHIQRLTSSNKDNPILIICDNHESHISIEAVNYCRDNGIVYLSLPPHTSHKLQPLDVSVFGPFKGKLKIAFNDWHIQNVGKTLTIYNIAELSKLAYLESFTPKNIIGGFSKPGIWPINKLVFGDDDFAPIDIFSTGYHDLTDENTHKTQDLHFVDSETTQNNEVVDREQNKTPTLDTDPISVSDADDSLHVSSSQAMLTPDVVRPYPKKAITDSVLKRKGREKGRSRIYTDTPEKNRLESLRNEKDRKRELQKAKQHAKELKTAKNLLGLTEPKKKKRVTSLPAEIDSDSSLDEVVMTSDSEDIEMPSESEEEVINEEPVNPEHINIGDFLLIKFEKKKTVIHYVAKVVFKYNVTEYEVSYLRKKTGSYKFIFPIVEDKASVDVRDVVLQLPKPTFSKGTSRTSSLYSFSVGLTRYNIQ; this is encoded by the coding sequence ATGGTTCCAAGTATACCGTTGCACAAGTTTTTTTCAATCGAACAAGAAAAGGCATTGACTCAATATTTATTGAATTGTAGTAAAATGCACTACGGCCTTACATTGAGACAGCTTTTGACTTTGGCATACGAGTTCGCAGAATCCTCAGGGTGTAATTATCCAAAATCCTGGAAAAAAAACAAATGCGCTGGAAAAGATTGGGCAGCTGGCTTCAGGAAGAGAAACCCAGAATTGAGTCTACGAAAACCAGAAAACACAAGCGCAGCAAGAAGCTTTGCTTTTAATAAAGCTGCTGTAGCTCAATTTCATGATAATTACGAACGCATAATGAGACAGTACAATTTTACACCCGATCGAATAATAAACTTAGATGAAACAGGCATAAGCACAGTTCTTTCTACTCCTAAAGTTATTGCTGGAagaaaacaaagacaggtgggACAAATAGTTTCTGCAGAACGCGGAGAGTTAGTTACTTTCTGTGGTATTATTACTGCTACTGGTTCTTCTCTTCCTCCAGTTTATGTCTTTCCAAGAGTTCACTACAAAGATCACTTCCTAAATGGAGCTCCTGATGGAAGTCTAGGGTTGGCAAACAGAAGCGGCTGGATGACATCAGAATTGTTTATAAGAGTTTTGAAACACATTCAACGCCTTACTTCGAGCAATAAAGATAACCCAATTCTAATCATTTGTGACAACCACGAATCGCACATTTCAATAGAAGCTGTTAACTACTGTCGTGACAACGGTATTGTTTATTTGAGTCTGCCCCCACACACGTCACACAAATTGCAACCGCTTGATGTCAGTGTGTTCGGACCCTTCAAAGGCAAATTGAAGATAGCTTTCAACGACTGGCACATTCAAAATGTTGGAAAGACTTTGACCATATACAACATTGCTGAACTGTCAAAATTAGCATATTTGGAATCATTTACACCAAAGAATATCATAGGTGGTTTTTCCAAACCTGGAATTTGGCCAATTAATAAACTGGTATTTGGGGACGACGACTTTGCACCGATAGACATTTTCAGCACAGGTTATCACGATTTGACAGATGAGAACACTCACAAAACACAAGATTTACATTTTGTAGACTCGGAAACAACTCAAAATAATGAAGTTGTTGATAgagaacaaaataaaactccTACTTTGGATACCGACCCAATTTCAGTGTCTGATGCTGACGATTCTCTACATGTTTCTTCATCACAGGCTATGCTTACTCCTGACGTAGTTAGACCTTATCCAAAAAAGGCGATTACTGACAGTgtcttaaaaagaaaaggaagagAAAAGGGACGATCAAGAATATACACTGACACACCAGAAAAAAATAGATTAGAAAGCTTACGTAATGAAAAGGACAGGAAAAGAGAATTACAAAAAGCAAAACAGCATGCAAAAGAATTGAAAACAGCGAAAAATCTGTTGGGGTTAACTGAgccaaaaaagaaaaagagagtaactTCTTTGCCTGCAGAAATAGATTCCGATTCTAGTCTAGATGAAGTCGTGATGACGAGTGATAGTGAAGACATTGAAATGCCATCGGAATCAGAAGAAGAGGTAATTAATGAAGAACCAGTTAATCCTGAACACATAAATATTGGAGATTTCCTACTAATTAAGTTTGAGAAGAAGAAAACTGTGATTCACTACGTTGCCAAAGTCGTATTTAAGTATAATGTGACAGAATATGAAGTATCATATCTCAGAAAAAAAACAGGGTCTTATAAGTTCATATTTCCAATTGTGGAAGACAAAGCAAGTGTGGATGTTAGAGATGTAGTTTTGCAATTACCAAAACCAACTTTCTCCAAAGGCACATCTCGAACATCGTCGCTTTATTCATTTTCGGTAGGTTTAACTCGATATAATATCCAGTAG